GCGCCGCCCCAAAGAACCAAAATCCGACGTTGCGCGGAGACGCGGCGGCCGCCTGATCGGTGCCCGCTCCGATCATGAAAGCCGTCAGCGCAGCGACCTCAGGTTGTGTGGGCGGCCGGCCTTCATACGCGCCCCGCATCGCTGGAAATGGAGGACTGCTGAGGATCGCTTGGACTGCGGGGCCTCCGAGGCGCTCGTAAGCCCCGGTCAGATCCACCGCGAGGTTACCGCCCCACGAAACGCCGGCTCCCGTGAGGCCGTGGCACGAGGCGCAGCTCGGTCCCCGGCCGTCGAGCCGCGTCCTCCCCTCGAAGAGTGCGCGCCCCAGTAAGACATCAGCTTCGCGCGGCGGCGCAGTGAATACCGGGGGAGCGGCCGCCACATCGACGGGTGCAGCCGTAAAGAGGTATGCGAGCAAGGATTCGGCCTGGTCTTCGGTGATGCCCATGTTCGGCATCGCCATACTGTGCTCGGCAGCGAGCCGTGTGCTGATCGTGTCACCGGAAGCCAATAGACGGTCCGGCCCCGTGATCTTGGAAATCAGCCAGCTCGTCTCCCGCCGATCGAGCACCCCCGCGAGCCCCGGACCGACGACGCGGTCGGACCCGACTGAGTGGCAGGCCGTGCAGGTGGATTGAAAAAGTGCCTCTCCCGCCGTCTGGGCTTCGAGAGATACGGCCGGGAGGGCTCCGATACCGGCCAACAGGATCAGGTGACGGATCCTTCTTCCGGGCGGCGATCGCATCGACATGAGAAAGCTCCAACCGTGTCGGGTCAGGCACATGGGCAAGGATCGGGGCTAAGACATCCGGGTCCCGGAGCTCGCTCCCAGGAATGTGTCAACGAGAGCATAGGGTAGGCAGTCGGGAATTCCCGGAACCAGGTGTGGGGAGTTCTCCGACGCGCGGCCGCGCTCCCCATCCTGGGATCCGCTGCCTGAAGTAGACGTCCACCTCTTGGGCCTCTCCTCGCCCCACCATGCGCAGATACTGCGCCGGAACGTGAGCGCAGGAAGGATCGGCCTCGAGTGCATCGCCGGTGAGGGCCCAGGCGCGCGCCCGGCTTCCCCCACACACCGATCGGTACTCGCAGATTCCGCATTTTCCCTTTAGGAGGTCCGGATTACGAAGGGCCCGGAACAGCTCGTGGTCTCGATAGACGGCGACGGGGTCGTCCGTCCGGATGTTCCCGGCAGAGACGGGCAGGAAGCCTGAAGGGAACAGATCCCCGCGGTGGCTTATGAACAGGAATCCATTTCCGTCGTTCACTCCGCGCGCCCGCCCTACGCCGTCCGCGAGGCTGAACCCGACGCCACCGGTCAAAGGAGAAGGAAGTTGGTTTCGCTCGCCTTGCCTGCGGGATGCCACCTGCCGTTCGAGCACGACGCGCCTGTACTGAGGAGCTGCCGTACTCTTCACATCGAAGGGCGCATCGAGGGAGAGATCGTACATTCGATGAAAGACCCGCTCGAGCTCATCGGGGGATGGGAGATCCCCGGAACGACCACGTCCGATCGGGACCAGGAAGAAGACGGACCAGAGGGCGATCCCGAGCTTTCTCACGAGGGCCCCCATCGCATCGAAGTCGGAGAGCGTACCTCGACTTACGGTCGAGTTGACCTGGGTCGAGATCCCGAGATCCCGCGCCATCTCGAGCATCCCGATCGTCCAATCGTAAGACCCCGCGACGCCTCTGAAGCGGTCATGACTCTCCGGAGTGGGGCCGTCCAGACTCACCGCCAACCGGGAGAGGCCGGCATCCCGCAACTCGCGAACCAACTCGGCCGTGACCAGTGGCGTGCCCGAGGGGGTGAGCCCCATCCGAAGGCCGAGCCGGGCTCCGTGCGCCACGAGATCGACGAGATCCGGACGCTTTGCGGGATCCCCTCCCGTGAGGACAAAGAGGGGCCGTCCGAACCTCCGGATCCGGTTCATCATGTTCATGGCCTCGAGAGTCGAAAGTTCCCCACAGTCCCGGTAGGGACGCGCCCCGGCTCGACAGTGGATACAGGCCAGATCGCAGGCCTGGGTCGTCTCCCATATCACGAGGAAGGGGGCCCGATCAAAGTCGCTCGCGAGAATGTCAGGACGACCTGATGTCGGGACCGCGAGATGGGACGATTCGCTCATAGTTCCTCCTCCTCCAGGCCGCGAGGGCGCCCTCGCCAACGGCCAAAAAGCACTTGCGATCGAGGGACCTCGCCAAAAGTATAATTTCTCATATACAAATCCACAATTGGGACCGTCCTTGGCGGGTCATGGCTCCATGGAAGACGCGGTCCCCCCTACCCTCCGCGGCTGAGTCGGACGGCCCAGTAGACGAGGAAGACCCCGATGCCAGCGTTCAGCCGCGCGACGATGGCCGACCATCGTCGCGCCCGCTCCCGTCCGTCCGTCCCCTCGGGGAGCCGCCCGGCCAATGGCCCCAGGAAGAAGTCATGCACCGCGCTCGCTCCCACCATGACTCCAACTGCCACGAGCTTCCATGCGAGGGCATGCCCGAACGGAGCATTCCAGAAGGTGGCCTCGCCCCGCGTCGCGAGGGACAGGACGCCCCGAAAGTGGAGGTTCGTCACTCCGGTCACCAAGAGGACTCCGATGCAAACCCACCCGACCCGCCGGGCACCTTCGCCTAGTTCCCGGAAGAGCCGGGCACGGAGACTCGGCGATTCCAACTTTCGGAGCACGGGAGCGCCGACGAGGGCGAGGAAGAACATCCCGCCGAGCCAGACCATGGCAGCGAGCACGTGGAAGGTGACGGACAGCTGGCGGAGGATGGGCACCGACGGGGTTCCGGGCGGGAGTGCGGAGATTCTATCAGGCTAGACGCCTCGGCGACGGGCGCTCCGAAGTCAAGAAGTCCGGCCTCGCAAGCAACCCTGACGAGAACGGTGCAGGCCCATCCTACTCCTGGAGCCCACAGTCGGCAATCCGGGGGAGAGTGGAGCTACTTCGGGGCGAGGGTTCCCGTCTTCCGCCTGGCTGAGTTGGCCACGGATCTTCCCTTGGTCAGCCCTGGGGTCAGCGCCCCGATCTCACCAAGCCGTTGCCACGATCCGGGGAAGAGGGTAATGGAAGCAGCTCCCAAGGGGGCTGACCAAGCGCGGCCGGTGTCCACGAGGCCCGCTCCGTCCAACCAGCCTCCAGGAAGCCCGGATTCGTCGGGGGGCCGCGTTCGTGCGTGCCGCCCTCTGGTGGCGCGCATGGGCCCACCCAACTCAGGTAAGTCCACTCTCTTCAACGCACCTACCGGGCTGCGACAGAAGTTCGCAAACTATCCGGGGGTCACGGTCGAGAAGAAAGTCGGACGCATCCGGTTAGACGGGGGCCGGGAGATCGATCTCGTCGACCTCCCCGGCATTCACGGATCCTCGGGACGCACTCCGGACGAGCGGATCACTCGCGACGTTTTGGAGGGACGCGGGACCGACATGGGCGTGCCGGACGCACTGATCCTGATCGTGGACCTGAAGCGCTTCGAGCAGCATACGATGCTCTGTGAGCCGCTTCTGCAGCGGGGCATCCCGGTTCAGCTCGTCCTGAACATGACGGACGAGCTGGAAAGGCGCGGTGGCACCATCGAGCACCAACGCGTCGCGGACCAGCTGGGAGTCAGCGTCGTGCGGGCCTCGATTCGGTCGGGCCAGGGCCTCTCCGAAGTCCGCGACTTTCTCAGCGAGCTCGTTGATCGCGACTCCTTCCCAGAGCGCACCCTTCGCGCGGTACACGGTACCGCACACTACCCATGGTGGACCTCTTCACCGAGCGACGACGGCGTGTCCACGAGCTGGCACTCCGCGCGGGGTAGCGTCCGCCCGGCCCCTCGAGATTGCAGGAGCGATCAGATGCGCTCTTCCTCCACAGGTTTCTGGGGCCGCTCGGGTTCCTCGGGGTCGTGCTCTTGGTGTTCCAGGCAATGTTTACCTGGGCCACCCCTCTCATCGACGGCGTTGAGTGGATGGTGGCGACTTTGGGCATGTGGATCGGTGCGCAGCTCCCGGACTCGTGGTTTCGCTCGCTCCTGATCGATGGGATCTGGGCAGGAGTCGGGTCCGTGATTGTCTTTCTCCCGCAGATTCTAATTCTCTTCCTCTTCATCGGTGTTCTTGAGGATTCGGGGTACCTGGCCCGAGCCGCCGTGATCGCGGACCGAATGATGTACCGCGTCGGGCTGCAGGGCCGCGCCTTTCTCCCCTTACTTTCCGCTTATGCTTGTGCCGTACCGGCGATTCTCGCGGCACGCACGGTGGAGGACGAGCGCGATCGCCTCACGACGATCTTCGTGACGCCGTTCATGACGTGCTCTGCGTGGCTTCTCGTATACGCGCTACTCATCGCGGCGTTCATCCCCGAGCGCCCCCTGCTCGGCCCGCTTGTTGGGACACGATGCGCGACACTCCTCGGACTCTATGCCTTGGGCATTGTTGCCGCGGTCGGGACCGCTTTGCTGCTCCGGCGGACGATTCTTCGAGGCCCGCCCTCGACCTTCGTCATGGAGTTGCCGTCGTACCGCGTTCCCTCCCTCCGCTCTCTCGGTCTCCGGCTGCTCGACAGGCGCAAGGTCTTCCTGCGAAGGGCCG
This genomic stretch from Gemmatimonadota bacterium harbors:
- a CDS encoding c-type cytochrome; translated protein: MSMRSPPGRRIRHLILLAGIGALPAVSLEAQTAGEALFQSTCTACHSVGSDRVVGPGLAGVLDRRETSWLISKITGPDRLLASGDTISTRLAAEHSMAMPNMGITEDQAESLLAYLFTAAPVDVAAAPPVFTAPPREADVLLGRALFEGRTRLDGRGPSCASCHGLTGAGVSWGGNLAVDLTGAYERLGGPAVQAILSSPPFPAMRGAYEGRPPTQPEVAALTAFMIGAGTDQAAAASPRNVGFWFFGAALLGTALLIGISSLAWRGRRTGPVYREMFERQIKSR
- a CDS encoding TIGR04053 family radical SAM/SPASM domain-containing protein, with the protein product MSESSHLAVPTSGRPDILASDFDRAPFLVIWETTQACDLACIHCRAGARPYRDCGELSTLEAMNMMNRIRRFGRPLFVLTGGDPAKRPDLVDLVAHGARLGLRMGLTPSGTPLVTAELVRELRDAGLSRLAVSLDGPTPESHDRFRGVAGSYDWTIGMLEMARDLGISTQVNSTVSRGTLSDFDAMGALVRKLGIALWSVFFLVPIGRGRSGDLPSPDELERVFHRMYDLSLDAPFDVKSTAAPQYRRVVLERQVASRRQGERNQLPSPLTGGVGFSLADGVGRARGVNDGNGFLFISHRGDLFPSGFLPVSAGNIRTDDPVAVYRDHELFRALRNPDLLKGKCGICEYRSVCGGSRARAWALTGDALEADPSCAHVPAQYLRMVGRGEAQEVDVYFRQRIPGWGARPRVGELPTPGSGNSRLPTLCSR
- a CDS encoding DUF4149 domain-containing protein, translated to MPILRQLSVTFHVLAAMVWLGGMFFLALVGAPVLRKLESPSLRARLFRELGEGARRVGWVCIGVLLVTGVTNLHFRGVLSLATRGEATFWNAPFGHALAWKLVAVGVMVGASAVHDFFLGPLAGRLPEGTDGRERARRWSAIVARLNAGIGVFLVYWAVRLSRGG
- a CDS encoding ferrous iron transporter B, which gives rise to MQERSDALFLHRFLGPLGFLGVVLLVFQAMFTWATPLIDGVEWMVATLGMWIGAQLPDSWFRSLLIDGIWAGVGSVIVFLPQILILFLFIGVLEDSGYLARAAVIADRMMYRVGLQGRAFLPLLSAYACAVPAILAARTVEDERDRLTTIFVTPFMTCSAWLLVYALLIAAFIPERPLLGPLVGTRCATLLGLYALGIVAAVGTALLLRRTILRGPPSTFVMELPSYRVPSLRSLGLRLLDRRKVFLRRAGRVILAVTVALWFLTQIPRVDGSRPPIAESALGRAGQMIELVIRPLGFNWKVGLGIVSSLAAREVIVGTLGTIHGIEDARARSLELQDALKADLDLGGAVGLYSSSLLSRSSACPRSP